The following DNA comes from Triticum aestivum cultivar Chinese Spring chromosome 3D, IWGSC CS RefSeq v2.1, whole genome shotgun sequence.
GTATATATAAACCTAGGTTAGGTCTCATACAAGACAGGCAACAAATCTCAGCGTAGACCATCTATACTTTATATTCCAATCCAACGCAATAAACAAAAGCAGGACATATGGTGTTATCTCTTCGGAaagcccgaacctgagtaaacctCATGTCCTACCATTGTGTCTAATTGTCTAGCTCGGGGTcccctaccccgagatctgccgGATTTAGCTCTGTCACACCGGTAAGCCATGGACACTCGAGAACACAGGTCCATAGCTTCCTAGGCTGGAGTGACATCAGCAGGAGGCCCATCGCGATGCCAGACGTATTCTTTGTATGACACCCCGACACGCCGCCAGGGGTAGCCGCCACTAGGGAGACACCACAAGAAACCCACAAATATCCACAGCCACGGAGCAATGGTTGCATATAATTAAGAGGAATAAGAACGCCATCACGGCGCCACCAAGGGCGGCCAGAGCCGGCCAAGGAACCCCCGCCAGCACCATCCTCAGAGCCTGTGCTGACGAATGTAGGAGACGCCATCGAGCGTCAGATCTAGCAgaggatcgggggggggggggggggggaccttgTCGACGTCAGGCGTAGCCGGCAGCCGGAGGCAATTAGGTGGGTGAGGTCGGGAAGTAGGGGGCAGGGGGATCAACCGCACCGGCACAGGGTGCATCGACCGGCGGCAAGCCGATGGGCGTAGAGGGAGATAGTCATGAAAGGGGGACTAGAGCCAGCCGAGGCGCCCCAGAGCCACCATACTAGGAGCTAGCACGGGCTTTGCTAACCTCTCCTTCAATGGCGGCAAGGTGGGGTGTGGGAGGGGGATGCAGTGGCGTGATTAAGGGTTCCGACGCCGCCAGGGAGGGCGGCGCAGGGGCGTGAGTCTCTTGCCGACTACTCTATCTACTTCCTCTATCACTACCATACATAGGCACCAATTTGTTGTGCAATGAAACCTCGTTGTTGCATTAGAATAATAATGGTAGCTTAACATATGTACAATTAGCAATCATGGGCTGGCACCAACTGTATACGATTACTATTCGCTGAAATAATTGTCATATTAAAATTGATAAACAAATACCGAAACTGGATGCAACTACTTTTGCTGAAGTCATGACTCGCCTACTAttgtctactccctccgtcccaaattaagtgactcgactttgcactaactttagtacaatgttagtacaaagttgagtcacttattttaggacagagggagtattaattaatGGAGATGGTACAATTCCGAGCACCATATATACCATCCTTACTCTTAGTCGTGCAGCTGAACAGGTGGTTTACTCTCGTTCCCGCCTAAACAATGTGTCATCATTTGCTTTGCTCTTCGAATACTCGTACGAATTGGAGGTATTGGGAAGCTCTCAATTGCACGTTAACAAGTAGCCATAGAGATGCTGTCGATTTTGGTACTGAAGAACCCATGGGATTTCATCAAGTACATTTGCCAGGTCACGTTACATGAGGGTGTTGACGTTACATTTGCCAGGTCACGTTACACGAGCAGGTGCGTGCGGTAGCCACTCCTCGATGCAGACCAAGTGAGTGTGACAACGGTTGCTCATTGTGGAACAGGCTGACGGGGATCAGCTGGGCAGTGAGGCCGTGGCGATGTGACAGAAAGGACGGATGCAACTGTTGCACgttgtgtgtttgatgaaatgcctccCGATAGAGAGGAGAAGAAAAATAAGATGACAAGGTGGAGTGCAACATGTGTTCTTGTGTCAAAACCACGCCATGCCATTCATGGTTTTCGGTAAAATCTGGTTTTAGATGAAACATACCCGGTTTTAAGACTTGAGGGGCCAAATGCCGCCTAAAAATTCTTTTTTTCGACAGGGGGTggattttattatctcaaaatgaagcatcaaggggATGCAAACACATTGAAAACACGCTCGACCTCTACATAGCTAAGAGcaactccagccgcgcccccaacaccaaccccccccccccccccccccgcgcgcaaggTCACTTTTTAGCATCGgcgcccaaaaatcggcccagtcgcgcccctagGATCTCGTTtatcgccggtttgggccgaaataaTAGCCGGCGAACCCGAGCCAAACCCAAGCCCCCGGGGGTCGCCGGCCGAAGCGAAAAGGCACGTAGGTCCACTCTGTCGGCGAGAGAAGGCCCTTTTCCCGCCGATCCCCCTGCTTTTCCCCCTCCGTTTCCCTCCATTTCCCGTTTCACCTGTcattctcctccctctcccctccatccGGCCGCCATGCCGCCGGAGAAGTACCAGGCCCCTCGCACCGCTACCGATGCCAACAccacccagccgaagcagaggaagcagagggcgccgccgtccaagcccccAGGCATGTCAAACGCCGACTGGAAGGCGGAGGTTCAGCGCTGGGAGgctgtcaccgccgaccggcggaacagggccaacGCCAAGAAGGCCCGGGAGAGGGCGGCGGCAGAGCAGGCAGATAGCGCGGTGGAACAAGCAGAGCCGTCTCGCGCAGGGATGATGAATCCGCCCGGCGGCCACGGCCCGCACGCTCCCTGGAGCCAGCAGAGCATCGGGTCGCCGGCCGGCTTCTCTCCGTCGCCACACCCCTGGGGGTGCACGCCCTCGCCTGGCTACGCCGACGGTGACGCGCACGgcgggttcaaccccaacatcacctttccaCATGGCCACCCCACCCAGCGCACACCCTCACCCGCATTCGCCGGCGTCCAGTACCCCCCGTACACCTACTCGCCGCCGGCTTATGCATCCTCCCCGACGCCACCCCTGCATCGAGGCGCGCTGCTCTTCTCACAAGCCTTGTCGTCGCATCTCGGCAACCCCGACGCAATggaggccgacatggacgacatcatcacgaCCGGCTCGGCCGCCGCCGCAGCCTTCCCCGGGTTCGATGCCCAAGAAGATACAATGGACCtcaacggcgacatggacggcgagctcgactacggcgaggaggagccagaggaggaggaggagccggcgcctgctctggcgaggaaaaggaaaaagaagaagtgGGCGGCCAGGaccgacgagccgcgcgtcaagtgggcgtccaaagaagacgagtgcctcgccgaagcatggaagatCGTCTGCCTCGGCCCgatcaccggcacgaaccagaacGTCGACACGTATTGGGAGCGCATCAAGGCGGAGTTCGACGAACGCAAGCTGGTCGACCCCTACTTCGCTGGCGTCCACATGCAGCGCGGCTCGAAGGCCATGGCGAATCATTGGGCGCTCATCCTAACGgcatgcaacaaatggcatgggatcgtcgaggagatcgcggctcgcccggagagcagCGCCAACATCGAGGGTCACGTATGATGCCGGTCTCTCGCTCATTTTTTCACCGTGGTGCGTCGCTGACAATTGTTCCTCGGAGCAGATGGTCCGGATGTTCACTATGTATAGCCAGGACAGCAGCACCGACCAAgatttcaagtacctccacgtgttctcccggatcgagaagtgcgagaagtgggcaaAACCCCGGctcaccctcgccaaggccaaggagacgtacaagccggacgcTGGGCGCGACCAATGGACGCCCGGACGGCAACAAGCGAGCCATGTCGGCGAAGGACGTCGCGCCGGCTACCACGCGTCTGCAAAAGTCCATCGAGCATTGCATCGCCGACGCCAAGACCCACGCCGCCCAGAGGGAGGAGAAAACCGAGGCGCGATGGTCGGCGTTGATGATGAACAGCGCCGTAAAGCTCGACTGCTCCgaaccaacgtcgccgcgaagaagagaaacaccgacctggctttcctgatGGGGGGGCGGACATGGCGATGATGGACGAGCAGGTCAAGGAGCGGTACCTGGCGGAGcatggcctcatcctgaaccagatgtCATCGACGGCGGCAACTCCCACGCCGACAtcaacgccgccgccaagcccgagcgaCGCCTCCACGATGCCCAGCACAGAAGTCGCGCCGACGCCGaccagcccgcgcacgccgactcccgCCAGTCCGATGCCGGAGGTCGACGCCGCCGTTTGATGCATTGCCTACGCGTCCTTTCTTTTGAACGCCGAACTTTTTattgatcgccgaactgtggcaaGGTCATCGCCGAACTGATCGCCGGACTTGTGGCACTGATCGCCGGACTTGTGGCGTTTTTTTGGTAGCCGAAATGGACAAGTTTGAATTTACGACGCCTTAGGGGCGGCGCCTGGGAGCGTGGCTGGGACCTAGATCGCCCCCAGGGCCTAAAAAGCGCCGGACGAAGGTCCGAAATAGCGACTGCCGCTGCGCTGGGGGCCGAACGAGTGGAGTTGCTCTAAGATGCACAcatgcaacaacaacaaaacacacacacacaaatcaaaCTGACAACTAGCAAAGTCAAACAAGACCGAAGCTATGCTTTGGTGGAGTAAAAAGAAAAATAAGCTCTGAAGCGATCAAAACAATGATCAACAAGCTATGACATCAATCATATCAGCACCAACCATCTTTTGACATCAGATATGATGTCATCATCACTTTCCGCGATCCCAGCGGCTACATACATAACATGGTCTTGATGTGAGGTGCCACGCAAATGAAGACCATGCTTGCGCAAGCGGACACTCAAGCTACAAAAAAGGCCGGTCGCCAACAAGCACACCGAATGGTGAAGGTCGCCGTCGCACTTTGCAACCGAGATAGACGGAGGAAGCTCACTGACACCGTCAAATCCCAATTTGGAACGCTCCGGCACCGTCCACATGTTTGGTCGTTCTCGTCCGTGGCGGCAGAATCAGACAGCAAAACAAACACGTCATCGCCACCAGATGTGAAGATTCTAATCCCAGTCCCATCTCGGCATTCCGCAAGCAGTGCAGAACCAAGCCTTTGCCTACGCGCCCGAGAAGAGATCCGCCGTAGCAGGACGTAGCAGGCTGACACCGTCGCCCACGTACCTGCAAATGGAATATTTGCCATCGGCATCTCAGTACCATATACTACCATCCCAGCCATAAATCCAGCAACGCTGAACAAGCTACCTCTGGCACCGGTGATTGAGTCAGCTCCAAGACAAAGCCCCAGAATTCTTAAGGGACCAAATATAGACTTTTGGTGAATTTGAAAGATAAAAGGAGTGTCAAAATCTAGCACTTCCGCCCACTAATAGAAACAGATGTGACCAGCGGATACTCGTCCACAGACGTTGAAGTATGTGCCTAGCTTGAAAGCAACGGGGGGTATTGAGTAGCAAAATGTTTCTGGGTACATTTGGGGTCGGTATGGGAGGGAACAAAAACAAAGGACGGGGGAGGAGAGGAAGCCATCTAAGATGACACGTAGGAAAATACAACTTCGAGTTGGGGCTAGGGGGTACATTGCCCCGATTCTAGTTCTTCAAGGCGCAAGTTGAACGGCATTAGAGTTGCAGTGAAAATTAAACTGAGAAAAACGCTCAGCTATCAAAAGTAGAGGTCCTCCAGTAAATTTTTTAGTGGAAGGCAGTGACATTCGACATTGATGTCTGAGTCAATGTGGAGCCCGTTATATATACAGTAATCACTCTACACATCACTGAGGAATTTCGTCCACTATTTAAGATGTCACTTTACCAGCAAAATTGAACGACTTGAACATGACATTTCTAACTGGATAGATCAAGAAGAGTTGTTATTTTATTGGAGAAAATGCAAGGAGAAGACCGGAAATACAGTTTAAGATTTCTCTATCTATTTCGTAGACTCTTGTGTGAACTAGGTGTTATTGTATTAAACTCAATAAACATATATCGAAAGTAGGCACAGTTATTCGCAATGAAGTCATGACATACCTACCAAATGCCTATATTTATATACTGCCTAGTAATAGAGATGGTACAATTTGAGATCCTTACATATACCCTTGCCATTGAACTACCGTTTTGCTCTCCTTCCTACCTCAATAATGTGCCATATCTTGTCATCATTGGCTTTGCTCCTCAAGTACTCACAGGCATTAGAGGTGCCATGTACTCATAGAGATGTCATTGGGCTTAATAAAGAATAGCCCATGAGATTTCAGTAAGTACGTTTGCCCGATGATGTAACGAGGGAGTAGTTCTACAGCAAAGTTTCCAGACACCATCTCCAGCGCTACAGAACTTGGTTCAAAGAAATGTTCTAGAGGGTTGAATGAACTTCATGGTTCAATTCGGAGGGGAGCCATCGCCTTTGGTGGATGCCCTATTAAGAAGGCGAAGAAGAATTAGCAGGAAGAGATCCTTATAAAAAAAATATGTTATTACTCAGTGGAGGAAATCATCGCCTTTGATGATTTTGCGTACACAGTTCATGTCCCCATGAACCTTTTATCCCTTTTCTCATCTCTAATCTCATTGGATGTCCACACCAATACCATCTCCAACAACAACAGTGCCACTCTCTATTGTCTCATGCTAGTGTTAAAGCTCGCACACAACTAACGAAAAGCAAGAGATGCTGAAAAGCAAGAGAAGCAAAGCATTTCAGATTGCTTGCTCCAGACACTGATGACGGGAATCGGTGCAGTCTTCAAATCCAACGAATCGCTCTTATGTTACCGCAAAACAGATTTATACTGTCATACATACAAAAATCATGGAGCTTGAGTTCCTTGTAGTAttgaatactccctctgtaaagaaatataagatcttttagatcgCTACTTTACATATGGAGTACTTAACAGTACATGGAGCCTTTAGTCATTTAACAAAAATGGAATGCTTAATCCAATGCAAAACTATGTTTTAGGATTCAGTTAGTCTTTACACACAAATCGTGAGAATGTATATACTTCCCAAGTGCTCACAAAATCATTATTATCTACTATACATGATCCCAACAGAACAGAGAGCAAAGCTTGATGGACTACAAAGGAGAAGTGATCCTGACCACAATAGACAGCTGCTATGCAGAGCAATAACTGACTACAAGAACTATGACATTCACAAGAATTTGAGAATAATACTATGACACTAGGATAAAATAACTGAACCTACAGCTATAGCTAAACAGCTAACCATCGACTACTCTGTTTTCAGTTGACACTGTCCAGAAGCTAGCACCGGATCATCATCTGTAGTCCATCGCTACAGAACTTTAAGTTACACCCCTCATATAAACAAAATCATATCGAATGATGTCGTGTTATCTCCACCCTTCCCTCTAAAAACAGAAGCCACTACAATGAACTATCTTTCACCACATCAGACTTCCAAGTGAACAGACTACCATGAACTCTCTTTCACCACATCAGACTTCCAAGTGAACAGACTACCATGAACTCTCTTTCACCACATCAGACTTCCAAGTGAACCTGCAGCCGTAAAAACATTGTTTGGTTAGCCAAGCAGATTGGACAAACAACAGCAGTCCGAATTCCAGTCATCAGTGTGATCCTCTGTGCTACCAGTGGAAAGCAAAGAGAATATGCAAGGCAATGATACAATGGTCGTTGGCAAGTACTCAAAATTCAAGAAAACCAGATCGATTTTATATCAATAAAAACAGATTGTGCAATTGACAAACGGCATGCAATGTTCCCCCTCTTAAATCCTAGGAATATTGCTTCTCGGAGTCAAATCATATCCTGAACTCCAATACCATTTAATTGTGCACACCCTCAACTATCCACATTGATGTTTGAGTCAGTGTGGGGCTTGTTTCATTACAATAATCACTCTGAACATCACTGAAGAATTCCATCCACTATTTAAGATGTCACTTTTCAAGAAAAATTGACCAATTTGAACAGGACGTTTCTAACTGGATAGATCAAGGGAAGTGGTTATTTTATTGGAGAAAATGTGCGGCAAAAGACAAGATACCTGCTATACATACTGCAGATGAAGATTTTGCCTTGTCTACAGAAGGGCTTCACATGTTGCCTTGTTGTGGCCTGCCTGCTTGCACCTGCTACAGAGCCGTATAAGAGTGGTTACCTTGTTGGGATTAAACCTCTTTCTTCTCGGTTTATCTGATGTGCGTGGCTTGGGAGGTGGGATCGTTGCCCCAGCACTAAAATCAAAGGTATCCATGTCAGGAATTGGGAGGATTGTTCCTGAGTATGCCATATGGTAGCTCTCTATTTTAAAAAACTTGGAACAGTAGTCGTAGAAAGATCGTCCAATCCTGTTAAACACAGCAACAGCATGCATACAAGGGAGGCCAGAAAGTTGCCACCTCCGACATGTGCATTCCCAATTTGCAAGATTAACAACAAAAATACCGCTGCCCCGCACTTCAAACACAGTCTCGGAAGAGCACAGCACGGTCAGCTTACTAGCCTTCGACATCTCACCCTGCGCTTTGAAATCCATGGAAGGTGTTAAAGGCCCTTCCCATGACTTGCAGGCCTCACGCCTTGCTTCCATTATCTCCACTATTTTTATTCTCAGAGAGTCTATCATCAGCACCATGGACCCCTCCTTCTTTGTTGGTATCCAGTTATTAAATGCATCAACAATGTTTGATGAGAAATGGTCATACCGGCAGCCTGTGAAGACAGCATCTGACCAATGCTCTGGCTTACTCGCAATGATCCAGTCGGCAGCTTCAGTGGATATATTCCTTATGCTCTCAATTGATGCATTAAACTCATCAATGCTGCATGCTTCGGCCGCACGAGTAAAATCCTCGACCATCGCATCTCTTATCTGTTGCGACCATGGTCCCTTCCTCAGTTCTCCTCTGAATTCCTCCATGATATGATGTAAACAGAAGGCATGGTGGCTATCTTCAAACACATGTGGAACAGCAGCATCCAGACCCTTTTGTCCATTGGACAAGAATGTCATAGCATTGAATGGGTAGCTGTGATATTGGAGAGCAATCCTCAGCTGCATCAAGAACCAAACCCAGCTGTCATAACTTTCATCTTCAACCACATTAAATGCCACTGGAAAGACACCATCATCTGCATCAACTGCAGCCGCAACCAGCAACTTGTACTCATTTGTCGCCTTGAGCGGAACCTTGTCAAGAAAAAGGAGGGGCCTGCACCCATTTGCAAATCCGTGCAAAGAAGCATGGAATGCGATAAAAACACGGCGTGTATCCACTGTCTGAGACAATTCAAGTGAGCTCCCTGGGTTAGTCTGAAAAAGTCTGTCACGGTACCAGGGCAAATGGCCAAATGTCTCCCTCATAACATGAAACATCTCCTTCTGTGCCACTTCTCTACCTCGCCAAACCTGTGAATAGGTCAGCAGAACTCCATATTCTTCATATATTTCTTTGACAAGGTCCTTCGGCTTGAGTGATGCGTTCACACGCAGTTTCTCCTTAATGATGGTAGTCAGCCACTGCCTTGTTGCTCGCCGCTGACCCTCTCCACCTTCTCCTCCACATGTGTGCACATCAGTCATTTTCTTGATAACAAACTTCTTGCTACGAGATGACTCGGATGCATGCAATCTCCAGGTGCAGCCATCCCCAACACACTTCACAGTGACTCTGGTGGTTTCATTTTTTATGAACCGGTACGCAAATCCTTTCGCGATGGAATACTTGCACAACTGAGCTCGGAAATCCTTCACGTTATCAAATTCTTGACCAACACCTTTAATAATGTCATCCCAGAACATAGTGGGGTTACTGGTAAGTTCCTGGGGAGGATCTATTATGATCTCCGAACCATCATATGCATTGATTGAATCATCAAAAGGCCCAATTAGTTCCCTGCAAAAGCCATGCAAGCATCTTTGGAAATTACATTTTTACTAACTTTGTAAAGCACAAGACATAACTTGACTAGATAATTACCTTTGTGTGGTATCAACGAGAGCAAGCTTCTCCTGATTCATAACGTCTGGAGCAGAGGAAACAGCCTCAGCTGTGGTGGCAAAGGCAACATCACGTCCAAATTCTAGTTGAAAATCCCTAGTTTTACCAAGGACAACAAATTATTTGTTTCAAACAGCATCATATCACAAGTAAAATGATTGATCCTTACAATCTACAAGTAAAGTAATTGTGCATAACAGTCCAACCAATGGATAACATACACGTAATCATGTGGCTGCAAGAGGGGCATCTATCTATGAAGAACTAACAGTTCACTAAGCATTAACTGATCACACTAAGTAGGGTTCATAAAAACAAATCTGTACTCCTTCAAATGAATGAGGAACAACAAAAGTAGCAGTAACAGCAAAATACAGAGACTGCAAAATAAATCACCTAAGGCACGCAATCAGAACATGAAACCATTCAAATAACAATGCGAACTACAGAAAGTGTCATACGGGAAACTAGGTAAAAGAAACGGCTATAGGGATACTAGTAGGTATGCATTAACAGTTGCCATAATTGAAAGGGAGGGCAGACAGAAATTAGTGAAGATATGATCTGTTTCATAGACAAAATGATGCTATAAACCAAGGTGCTGGCGAGATTTAACTAGAGATTTCACCAAACATGAATAAATGAAAATGATGGTATCGGTGGCAGAACTAAATACTCCAGCAAATAATATAGGGTTTAATTTTCTATGATAACCACAACTTGACAATCTGCGCCTCTTTAAGTAGGCATATATTTAATTGACTGAAGAAAGGCTGCATTAAAAATAGGGATTCTGAATTTCCTGTTTCTGTTTTGAAGGGCACAATAGATTGTAACCAAGGTACATGTCATAAGGTAGCAACAAAGGCACAACAGAAATGCAAAGATGTAGCAATAGAAATGTACTCATTGTAATCATTTAAAGTCTCCACCGGTCTTGGCTGATTGAAATCATGGGTATTAGCTTCAACTGCAGCACCGGTAGCATTTGGGGTCTTCTTGTTACTTTTGGATGCCctgaagacacacacacacacacacacacacacagaccatTGAGTATAATGTGAAAGAGTAATAACTAATAACACTAGAAAAACAGAATCAGAACAGTAGCACCTACTTGTTTTTGGAAGCTGGCTTTTTCCTTTTGTCACCCTGTGCATTAGATCCAGCTTTAACAGTGGAAGCTCCAGTGTAAGTTACAACACTCCTAGTTACCCAGTATAACAAAAATGTCAGTCGCATCAGAGATGCTTGATATCGGCTCTTCTAGATGAACTATAAAAAGGCTACACAAAACAGTAGAACAAGACAAACCTGTTCTCCCCTTTACTAATGACAAAAACGTCTACTTGCGCGGCACTGGCAGTAAAATCAACCATCCGTTGCAAATCCCGATCACATGAGATTGTGATGAGCGTTCTGTTGTTGTTTGGCAGGAAGTATTTGAACGACATGTCAGTGACATCGACATGGAACACCTTGGACACCTCATCCTTGAAGCTGTCCAGTGGCATCTCCCGAGAGACGTCAACGGCGTGCGCTTCTCCCCCTTTGTAGACCAGATTCCCATTGGGGCCAGGAGTGAACTCCCCGCCGTGCTGGCAGATGGCCACCACAATACCACCCTCTGCCATGCTTCCTCTGTTGTTCCGCAATGACACTGCattttagaagaagaagaagaaaaaattacATTCTGGTACTGGAAAGTATATATACCATAAAGTTTATTTGTCCTTTTTACTTCATCGAATAATTATGCAAACAAGAGGCTCCAAGGATTTCTGGTTCAGAAGAACACGAACTCTAGAACAGAGGTTCGGTTGAAGATGAAATTTCAGACAATTCATCAATCGTATGACAAATTGGCATAGAATTTCTGACACGGGACCAAC
Coding sequences within:
- the LOC123077030 gene encoding uncharacterized protein codes for the protein MAEGGIVVAICQHGGEFTPGPNGNLVYKGGEAHAVDVSREMPLDSFKDEVSKVFHVDVTDMSFKYFLPNNNRTLITISCDRDLQRMVDFTASAAQVDVFVISKGENRSVVTYTGASTVKAGSNAQGDKRKKPASKNKASKSNKKTPNATGAAVEANTHDFNQPRPVETLNDYNEDFQLEFGRDVAFATTAEAVSSAPDVMNQEKLALVDTTQRELIGPFDDSINAYDGSEIIIDPPQELTSNPTMFWDDIIKGVGQEFDNVKDFRAQLCKYSIAKGFAYRFIKNETTRVTVKCVGDGCTWRLHASESSRSKKFVIKKMTDVHTCGGEGGEGQRRATRQWLTTIIKEKLRVNASLKPKDLVKEIYEEYGVLLTYSQVWRGREVAQKEMFHVMRETFGHLPWYRDRLFQTNPGSSLELSQTVDTRRVFIAFHASLHGFANGCRPLLFLDKVPLKATNEYKLLVAAAVDADDGVFPVAFNVVEDESYDSWVWFLMQLRIALQYHSYPFNAMTFLSNGQKGLDAAVPHVFEDSHHAFCLHHIMEEFRGELRKGPWSQQIRDAMVEDFTRAAEACSIDEFNASIESIRNISTEAADWIIASKPEHWSDAVFTGCRYDHFSSNIVDAFNNWIPTKKEGSMVLMIDSLRIKIVEIMEARREACKSWEGPLTPSMDFKAQGEMSKASKLTVLCSSETVFEVRGSGIFVVNLANWECTCRRWQLSGLPCMHAVAVFNRIGRSFYDYCSKFFKIESYHMAYSGTILPIPDMDTFDFSAGATIPPPKPRTSDKPRRKRFNPNKVTTLIRLCSRCKQAGHNKATCEALL